A stretch of Endozoicomonas sp. SCSIO W0465 DNA encodes these proteins:
- a CDS encoding ankyrin repeat domain-containing protein, producing MGRDINETLANGRTPKHYTNNKQESGDECLRELVDNRGVNINVTDNDGITPLLIAAFWGKFDRLTLLIDAGADINAVANCGTTAISAAACWGRTDCLRKLRDMKADINVKRRIDGAMPLHKAATQGHTECVKELLADSRIQVNETMNNGITALHLAAIQGHTESVKALLADSRIQVNERMNNGITALHLAAMKDHTESVKALLAIPVIQVNDKMNDGWTALHLAAKYGHTESVKALLAIPGIQVNDKTNDGWTALHFAAVEGHTESVKALLAIPGIQVNDKMNDGWTALHLAAKYGHTESVKALLAIPGIQVNDKMNDGWTALHLAAKYGHTKSVKALLAIPGIQVNDKMNDGWTALHLAAKYGHTKSVKALLAIPGIQVNDKMNDGWTALHLAAKYGHTKSVKALLAIPGIQVNDKMNDGWTALHLAAKYGHTESVKALLAIPGIQVNDKMNDCWTALDLAIKNGNTLCQELLTENGAHPSACLLM from the coding sequence ATGGGCAGAGATATCAATGAAACCTTGGCAAACGGTAGGACGCCCAAACACTATACCAACAACAAACAAGAAAGCGGTGACGAGTGCCTGAGAGAGCTTGTTGATAACAGAGGAGTGAATATTAATGTCACTGATAACGACGGCATCACGCCTTTGCTAATAGCTGCCTTTTGGGGCAAATTTGATCGCCTGACATTGCTGATCGACGCAGGAGCGGATATCAATGCCGTTGCTAACTGCGGTACAACGGCAATAAGTGCAGCCGCTTGCTGGGGGCGAACCGATTGCCTGAGAAAGCTGCGTGACATGAAAGCGGATATCAATGTCAAAAGACGTATAGATGGTGCTATGCCCCTGCATAAGGCCGCTACTCAAGGCCACACAGAGTGTGTGAAAGAGCTGCTGGCCGATAGCCGAATCCAGGTAAATGAAACGATGAACAATGGCATTACGGCTCTCCACTTGGCTGCCATACAGGGCCACACAGAGTCCGTCAAGGCATTGCTGGCCGATAGCCGAATCCAGGTAAATGAAAGGATGAACAATGGCATTACGGCTCTCCACTTGGCTGCCATGAAGGACCACACAGAGTCCGTCAAGGCATTGCTGGCCATTCCCGTAATCCAAGTCAATGATAAGATGAACGACGGCTGGACGGCTCTCCACTTGGCTGCCAAGTATGGCCACACAGAGTCCGTCAAGGCATTGCTGGCCATTCCCGGAATCCAAGTCAATGATAAGACTAACGACGGCTGGACGGCTCTCCACTTTGCTGCCGTTGAGGGCCACACAGAGTCCGTCAAGGCATTGCTGGCCATTCCCGGAATCCAAGTCAATGATAAGATGAACGACGGCTGGACGGCTCTCCACTTGGCTGCCAAGTATGGCCACACAGAGTCCGTCAAGGCATTGCTGGCCATTCCCGGAATCCAAGTCAATGATAAGATGAACGACGGCTGGACGGCTCTCCACTTGGCTGCCAAGTATGGCCACACAAAGTCCGTCAAGGCATTGCTGGCCATTCCCGGAATCCAAGTCAATGATAAGATGAACGACGGCTGGACGGCTCTCCACTTGGCTGCCAAGTATGGCCACACAAAGTCCGTCAAGGCATTGCTGGCCATTCCCGGAATCCAGGTCAATGATAAGATGAACGACGGCTGGACGGCTCTCCACTTGGCTGCCAAGTATGGCCACACAAAGTCCGTCAAGGCATTGCTGGCCATTCCCGGAATCCAGGTCAATGATAAGATGAACGACGGCTGGACGGCTCTCCACTTGGCTGCCAAGTATGGCCACACAGAGTCCGTCAAGGCATTGCTGGCCATTCCCGGAATCCAAGTCAATGATAAGATGAACGACTGCTGGACGGCTCTTGACTTAGCTATCAAGAACGGCAACACCCTGTGCCAGGAACTCCTTACTGAAAATGGGGCCCACCCATCGGCCTGTCTTCTAATGTGA
- a CDS encoding ATP-binding cassette domain-containing protein, with translation MITLNSISLLRSGKLLLENASTTIHSGQHVGLVGANGCGKSSLLALLTGDLQPDKGELTFDKGRGLAHMAQEIDVLDRNAVDYVLDGDVELRRIEQAIVDAETAGKHEKLADLHEQLLSADGYTARSRAEQLLHGLGFNHDVLKKSVRDFSGGWRMRLNLAKTLMCPSDIMLLDEPTNHLDLDAIVWLENFLKRYPGTLLVISHDRDFLDAVTDHTLHIEHQTLFQYRGNYSAFEHLRAQRLQQQQAAFEKQQKLRAHMEKFVERFRAKATKAKQAQSRLKALARLEDISAAHVDSPFSFTFPEADKMSAPLLVLDTAELGYADKPLLKLGINIQPGSRIGLLGANGAGKSTLIRTLAGELPLISGKVHPGEHLSIGYFAQHQLESLDFNASPLLHLQRLSPEAREQELRNYLGGFGFHGDKALESIQGFSGGEKARLALAIIGWQKPNLLLLDEPTNHLDLDMRLALTMALQSFEGAVILVSHDRNLIRSTTDELYLIHDGRMEAYSGDLDDYSQWLVQLRSRERNESRSARSMENAEEVVGAAQQSVQQSAQQSAQQSAQQSAQQKKNIRHQEAERRKALRPLRQTAEKLERQLEDLQSSLAQVEELLSDPLIYEETAKEKLKELLTRQTALKQQTAEIEEAWMEALEAIENAEASL, from the coding sequence ATGATCACATTGAATTCCATCAGCCTTTTAAGGTCTGGCAAGCTCCTGCTGGAGAATGCATCAACAACAATCCATTCAGGTCAGCACGTCGGCCTTGTGGGTGCTAATGGGTGTGGCAAATCAAGCCTGCTTGCGTTGCTTACCGGGGATTTGCAACCTGATAAAGGTGAGCTTACGTTTGATAAGGGGCGTGGGTTGGCCCATATGGCTCAGGAAATTGATGTCCTGGATCGTAATGCTGTGGACTATGTATTGGATGGTGACGTTGAGCTTCGCCGAATAGAGCAGGCGATTGTTGATGCAGAAACCGCAGGAAAGCATGAGAAACTGGCAGATTTGCATGAGCAACTCCTGAGTGCAGATGGCTATACAGCACGTTCTCGAGCAGAGCAGTTATTGCATGGATTGGGTTTTAATCACGACGTGCTGAAAAAAAGTGTTCGTGACTTTTCCGGCGGATGGCGAATGCGGCTGAACCTGGCAAAGACCTTGATGTGCCCGTCTGACATCATGTTACTTGATGAACCAACCAATCATCTGGATCTGGATGCCATTGTCTGGCTTGAAAACTTTCTCAAGCGATACCCCGGAACATTGCTGGTTATTTCCCATGACCGGGATTTTCTTGATGCCGTTACTGATCACACACTCCATATAGAACATCAGACACTGTTCCAGTACCGTGGAAATTATTCGGCTTTTGAGCACCTCAGGGCTCAGAGACTTCAACAGCAGCAGGCTGCTTTTGAGAAACAGCAAAAGCTGCGGGCCCATATGGAAAAATTTGTTGAGCGCTTCAGAGCCAAGGCGACCAAGGCCAAGCAGGCTCAAAGCCGTTTGAAGGCTCTGGCAAGGCTTGAAGACATATCAGCGGCCCATGTAGATTCACCATTCTCATTTACTTTTCCAGAAGCTGATAAGATGTCTGCACCGCTACTGGTACTGGATACGGCTGAACTGGGATATGCTGATAAGCCGTTATTAAAACTGGGCATCAACATTCAACCGGGCAGCCGTATTGGGCTGCTTGGCGCAAATGGTGCCGGTAAATCGACCCTGATCAGAACGCTTGCCGGGGAATTGCCTCTGATTTCAGGCAAGGTTCATCCGGGAGAGCACTTAAGTATTGGCTACTTTGCACAACACCAGTTGGAGAGCCTGGATTTCAATGCCAGCCCTTTGCTTCACTTGCAAAGGCTTTCACCGGAAGCCAGAGAGCAGGAGTTGAGAAACTATCTTGGCGGTTTTGGTTTTCACGGAGATAAGGCTCTGGAATCGATTCAAGGGTTTTCCGGCGGTGAGAAAGCGAGACTGGCTCTGGCAATTATTGGCTGGCAGAAGCCAAACCTGTTGCTGCTTGATGAGCCAACCAACCATCTTGATCTTGATATGCGTCTGGCCCTGACGATGGCTTTACAGTCATTTGAGGGGGCCGTGATTCTGGTTTCACACGATCGTAACCTGATTCGAAGCACTACCGATGAGCTTTATTTGATTCATGATGGCCGCATGGAAGCATATTCCGGTGATCTCGATGACTACAGCCAATGGCTGGTTCAGCTTCGCTCCAGGGAACGCAATGAATCCCGTAGTGCCAGGAGCATGGAGAACGCTGAAGAAGTGGTTGGCGCAGCACAACAGAGTGTACAACAGAGCGCACAACAGAGCGCACAACAGAGCGCACAACAGAGCGCACAGCAGAAGAAAAACATACGACATCAGGAGGCTGAAAGGCGTAAGGCACTGCGGCCTTTGAGGCAAACTGCGGAAAAACTCGAACGCCAGCTGGAGGACCTGCAATCCTCACTTGCGCAGGTGGAAGAACTGCTCTCTGACCCGTTGATATACGAAGAAACAGCCAAAGAAAAACTGAAAGAGCTGCTGACCCGGCAAACAGCACTTAAACAGCAGACGGCAGAAATAGAAGAAGCATGGATGGAAGCTCTGGAAGCCATCGAAAACGCCGAAGCCAGCTTGTAG